The following are from one region of the Paenibacillus protaetiae genome:
- a CDS encoding YceD family protein: MMIHVQETLSKGSTTTFDEQIDVTELFKERRDVISSGPLHVLLRVTGGEGIITVEGELKIDLVMACSRCLNDAPEHIVIPIFETLKPASGKAEAETDEEEDDDVIIVEEDKIDLKPLVEEVLLLYLPRIPLCDNDCKGLCPNCGQNLNERQCGCSTDKIDPRFAALKDLFKE, from the coding sequence ATGATGATTCATGTTCAAGAAACACTGTCTAAAGGTTCGACAACAACCTTTGATGAACAGATCGATGTAACCGAATTGTTTAAAGAGCGCAGAGATGTAATCAGCTCAGGACCACTTCATGTTTTATTGCGCGTGACTGGCGGCGAAGGTATTATTACGGTCGAAGGCGAATTGAAGATCGATTTGGTTATGGCTTGCTCCCGCTGCTTAAACGATGCTCCGGAACATATCGTTATCCCCATCTTTGAAACGTTAAAGCCTGCTTCCGGCAAAGCGGAAGCCGAAACAGACGAAGAGGAAGATGACGACGTTATTATCGTGGAAGAGGACAAGATTGACCTGAAGCCTCTTGTGGAAGAAGTGCTTTTGCTCTATCTGCCCCGCATTCCGTTATGCGATAATGATTGTAAAGGTCTATGCCCAAACTGCGGGCAAAACTTAAATGAACGTCAATGCGGCTGCAGCACGGACAAGATTGATCCGCGTTTTGCAGCGCTCAAAGATCTGTTTAAGGAATAG
- the rpmF gene encoding 50S ribosomal protein L32, protein MAVPQRRTSKTRRDKRRTHFKLAIPGMVKCEQCGELKLAHHVCKVCGYYKTKEIISQ, encoded by the coding sequence ATGGCAGTACCTCAAAGAAGAACGTCCAAAACTCGCCGCGACAAACGTCGTACGCATTTCAAGCTGGCAATTCCGGGCATGGTTAAATGCGAACAATGCGGAGAGCTGAAACTGGCTCACCACGTATGCAAAGTGTGCGGTTACTACAAAACGAAAGAGATTATTTCCCAATAA